One Felis catus isolate Fca126 chromosome D2, F.catus_Fca126_mat1.0, whole genome shotgun sequence DNA window includes the following coding sequences:
- the GLRX3 gene encoding glutaredoxin-3 isoform X2 translates to MAAGAAEAAAAVVEVGSTRQFEELLRLTAKSLLVVHFWAPWAPQCAQMNDVMAELAKEHPQVSFVKLEAEAVPEVSEKYGISSVPTFLFFKNSQKIDRLDGAHAPELTKKVQRHASSGSFPPSGNEHPKEDLNLRLKKLTHAAPCMLFMKGTPQEPRCGFSKQMVEILHKHNIQFSSFDIFSDEEVRQGLKTYSNWPTYPQLYVSGELIGGLDIIKELEASDELDTICPKAPKLEERLKVLTNKASVMLFMKGNKQEAKCGFSKQILEILNSTGVEYETFDILEDEESFSCFRRFGRG, encoded by the exons GTCCCTCCTCGTGGTCCATTTTTGGGCGCCATGGGCTCCGCAGTGTGCTCAGATGAACGACGTGATGGCAGAGTTGGCCAAAGAGCACCCTCAAGTTTCATTTGTGAAG ttggaAGCTGAAGCCGTTCCTGAAGTATCTGAAAAATACGGAATTAGTTCTGTTCCCacctttctgtttttcaag AATTCTCAGAAAATTGACCGATTAGATGGTGCACACGCCCCAGAGTTGACCAAAAAAGTTCAGCGACACGCATCTAGCGGCTCCTTCCCACCCAGCGGTAATGAGCATCCTAAAGAAGACCTCAACCTGCGCCTGAAGAAACTAACTCATGCTGCCCCTTGCATGTTGTTTATGAAGGGGACTCCTCAGGAGCCCCGCTGTG GTTTCAGCAAGCAGATGGTGGAAATCCTTCACAAACACAATATTCAGTTTAGCAGTTTTGACATCTTCTCAGATGAAGAAGTTCGTCAGGGCCTCAAAACCTACTCCAACTGGCCTACCTATCCCCAGCTCTATGTGTCTGGGGAGCTCATAGGAGGACTTGATATAATCAAG GAGCTGGAAGCATCTGACGAACTAGATACAATTTGCCCCAAAGCTCCCAAATTAGAAGAAAG GCTCAAAGTACTGACAAATAAAGCTTCTGTGATGCTCTttatgaaaggaaacaaacag GAAGCAAAATGTGGATTCAGCAAACAGATTCTGGAGATTCTAAATAGTACCGG TGTTGAATATGAGACATTTGACATATTGGAGGATGAAGAA AGTTTCTCTTGTTTCCGTAGGTTCGGCAGGGGTTAA